A window of the Henckelia pumila isolate YLH828 chromosome 3, ASM3356847v2, whole genome shotgun sequence genome harbors these coding sequences:
- the LOC140886413 gene encoding uncharacterized protein, translating into MDESGAHRKLQLQELEEIRNDAYASSKIYKEKTKAFHDNMISRRVFEAGKLRSRWIGPFVITNVFPHGAVEIKSLEMSKIFKVNGQHLKHYFEGVQANEEEDAHDLTLDDPPQID; encoded by the exons ATGGATGAGAGTGGAGCGCACAGGAAGCTGCAAttgcaagaattagaagagatacGCAATGATGCATATGCGAGCTCAAAGATTTATAaggaaaagacaaaggctttcCACGACAATATGATTTCTAGAAGGGTCTTTGAAGCCG gtaagttgcgttctAGATGGATTGGCCCGTTTGTTATCACTAATGTTTTTCCTCATGGCGCAGTAGAGATAAAGAGCTTGGAAATGTCGAAaatattcaaggtgaatggccaacACCTGAAGCATTACTTTGAAGGGGTCCAAGCAAATGAGGAAGAGGATGCGCATGATCTCACACTCGATGATCCGCCACAGATTGATTAA